The Caldisalinibacter kiritimatiensis DNA segment ACTTTCTATTTGAACATAAAAGCTATCCATCTCATAAAATAACAATTCAATTACTAAAATATATGACAAAGATATGGGAGCAAAAGATAAATAAAGAAAAGAAAAAGAAACTACCAATAATAATCCCACTAGTAGTACATCATGGAAAAAATAGATGGAATATATCATTAAAACTATCAGGTATAATAGAAAACTATGATAAGCTACCAAATACAATAACAAAATATATATCAGATTACGAATATATTTTATATGATTTATCTGACTATAAAGATGAAGAAATAAAAGGAAATATAAAACTAAAGATATTTCTAAAAATATTAAGGGACATATTTAAGAAAGATTATGAGGAGTTTATAGAGGCATTAAGGGAATCAATAATAGCCCTAGATAAGCTAGAGAAGCAGGAAAAAGGAATAGAATATTTTGAAACATTTATAAGGTATATAATGAATACAAGAAATGATTTAGACATTGAAGTAGTATATGACATAGCAAAAGAGATTTCAGTTGAAAGGAGCGAGGTAATCATGAGTATAGCAGAAAAGTTGATAAAAGAAGGTATGGAGAAAGGAATAAAGGTTGGGATGGAGAAAGGAATAAAAGAAGGAATAAAAGAAGGAATGGAAAAAACAGCAAAATCAGCCTTAAGAAAGGGAGCTAGTTTAGAATTTGTAGCAGATATAACTGGATTACCTATGAGTAAGTTAAAAGAAATACAGAAAAAAGTAAAGAATGAAAAGAACTAAAGTGGAACGCTGAACCGGGTTCAGCGTTCCAATAAAAGGACAGGCGTATTATTTTGGCTTGTCCTTTTATTTTATTTATCATCACAACCAGCAGTACAGTCTGATGGACTAAGTAAAAAAGTTACTAAAGTTATTGTGGAGACGGTAGATAAAGTAGTAGAGCTAGATAAGAGAAATGAAGATGTTAATTGTATTGTAAGAAAATACGTTCATTTCTTTTCTTACTTAGAACTTGGATTATTAATTATGAATGTTCATAGAAAAAATGAAGTAAGAAGGTGTAAAGCATTTATATTTTCTCTTATGTTTTGTATATTTTATGCTATAAGTGATGAAGTCCATTAGTTGTATGTACTAGGGAGAGGTGCTCAAGTTACAGATGTAATGTTTGATAGTTTTGGGGCATTTATTGGTATTGGGATGTACGGGATGGTTAGTATAATTAAGAAGGTCATAGTTAATGGTTAAGTTGGCTATGACTTTTATTTTGGCTCTTTGTCAATAGTTGGAGTAGGTTTCTTTAGAGTGCCTGCTCTTATTTATTTTGTAATCGACATAATAAGTTGAATTTCATCAAAGGATTCTTGTTATTATATGGAGAAAGAACAGAATATAGGTTAATTTCAGGATATTTTCCAAATCATAAATATCCAGTTAGAAAAGTAAGAAGGAACTATATATTCATAAAGGGTAGCTTAGCTCCTTTATGAATATATCAATAATATTAAATTAGCTAAATAAAAGCTAAGGGGGAGATTAAATGGATTCAATTAAAGTAGATCTAGAGTACTGTTATGGAATAGGAAAATTAAAGGAAAAATTTGACTTGAAAACTAGTAATGGATGTGTAATTTATTCGCAAAATGGCACAATGAAAACTTCATTTGCTAATACATTTGATGACGTAGCTAATGGTAGAAAACCTGAAGATAGAATTTTTCCTTATCGTGAAACAAAGAAAGAGATTTACAAGGGCAATATATCAAAAATTTATTTATGAGCTGGAAGAATGAACTACAAAAAGATAGAAGAAAGCTAATAGCTTCTATTCCTTTTACAAGAAATATTGTTGAATATTTAGAAGATACAAGTGATGGAAAATCAGATAATTATGAATTTCTAACTAAGCTATTGCATATTAAGGATGGTTCTGAAAATATTACTGTAGAACAACTAGAAGAAGTATTTAACAATGTATATAAGGAAAGAAAAGAATTCGAAAATAAAGACATAAAAGTTTTTAGTATCTTATTTGAAGAAGCAGAAAAAATTTTTAATGAACCCCATGAAGGTGTGAAAGTGGAAAATAAACTTGTATTATCGATTGCTTCTAGGTTATATGCTGAGAAATTTATGATAAGCAAATTAGAAAAAGTGAGTAGAAGAACTAAATTCAAAGGAAATCAAACCCCAAAATTAATTGAAGAATATAAAAAGCATTATCCTTCTAATGAAAAAGAAATAAGTATATTAGAACAAATTAATATGATGGCTGTTGAAAATATACATGTAAATTCTTTTATGTATGAGCCTATTATTGATTTGACGGATTATTATTTGAAAGATATATATGAATGTGCAAAAGAACTATATATTAATGAATGTAAAACTGCAGACGAGTTGGTAGCGGTTGCAATGGATTAAAAATATTAACATTTAAACATCTAATAAACAACCCTGGAACGATGAACCGGGTTCAGCGTTCCATACTGAGATTACTTAACTAGCTAAATACTTATCCCTTAGATTAGCTCTAGGGGGATTTTTATTGCTAAACGTTATAAATAAGTGAAATTTTTCTTATACATGACAAAGTTCGACAAAAAAATTTAGTTATAGCTTGTATAATGTATAGTGACTATATTATGTTAGTATAAAATTGTTGAATTATAATTGTTAATTGATGTTAAAGTATATAGATAGAGGATATAAGGTTTATAAATATCCTCTTCTAATAAATTAAAGATAAAAACATATGAAAAGAAAGGGGATGACTATGGATTTCTTTTATGGATTATTATTGGGCGAAATGCTTAGTGATGAAGATGTTGGAGCAGGTTTAGCGTCTATCGTAATTATTCCTATTATCTTTGTATTAATATTTAAGTTTTTTAGTTGGTTAGAGGACTTAGGTAAGTATCTCCCTTACTTTATTGCAGGAGTAGTTTTTATGACTATTATTATACCTATTGTAAGGTATAGACTTGATAAGTCTTCTTCTGTCTTAGGTGAAGGTTTTATAAAATTTCTTTTGATGATTAATTTTGCTCTTTGTTTTACAACTATGTATAACATAGCGGCTGATTATGATATACGTTTGCTTTCAAGCTTTACTGAATGGCTTCTTGAAGATGTAAGTAGTATAAACTTTTTCTTTGCTGTATTAATTTTTATATTGAATTTGGTATTGTTGCCATTAAGTTTTATAGTTGATGTATTTGTTGTTCCTATGTTTACTATACCACTAATACAAAATATAATTTGGAAGATTTTTAATCAGAGATATAGAAATAAAAATAAAGCTTACAGCTAATACATTAAAGGTTTAAATATTCTTATTCAAGTAGCTATTATTTATAAGGAAGGGTTAATAAAAAAGATGAATAATCTTAAAAATATATTAAATGTAGTAATCAAAATATTAGTAGGTTTCATGTATGTGACTAGTATTATAGGCATCATTACTTCAGTAAGAATTGAAACTGAAAAGGGCTTTTTATTATACTTTCTATTGTTCATATTAGCTATACTATCTACTATATTATTAAAAAAACAGATAATAAAAGAAAAAGACATTTAGAGCAAAAAGAATTTTTGAAAAAGCATTAGATAGGGACGTTAAAGTTATTGAACTTTTACTTCATAGACCAGTTTAAGTTATAGAAAAGGAACGATGAACCGAGTTCATCGTTCCTTGTTTTTTGTATAAATAAAAAAATTAATGGTAATATTTAAAATATATATTTTCAAAAATCAAAGTTATTGAAAATAATTGCTTAATTTTTAGAAATAAAATATAATTTTATTAGAAAATGAAAATTAGAAGGATGGGATATTAATATGATACCATTTAAGCCACCTAAATTGCCTTTAGAAGATAAGATAGACCAACTCAAGTTTATAAATGAGTTAGTAGAGGCTAATACAAATATAGGCAAATATCAAATAATGCTTAGAAATTCAAAAATAAACCCTGATTTTTTAATAAACCCATTAATATTACAAGAGGCAGTGCAATCTACTAAAATTGAAGGTACACAAGTTACACTTGATGAAGTACTTGAATCAGAAATAGATGAAAAAGAAAAAACAGAAGATACACAAGAGGTACTTAATTACTATGAAGCTCTTAAATATGGAGAAAGGGCTTTGAAGTTTCTGCCAATCTCAACGAGATTATTTAAAAATTTGCATAAAATACTTTTAAGTGGTGAAGTAAGAGGGGCAAGTAGACAACCGGGTGAATATAGAAAGATTCAAAACTTTATTGGGCCAGAAGGGTGCACTATTGAAACTGCTTCATTTGTGCCGCCAGAGCCTCAGCTAGTATATAAATATATGTCAAATTTAGAAATGTATATTAATAATCCAGATGATGATTTAAATCCTCTCATAAGAATAGCGATAATACATGCACAGTTTGAAACAATTCATCCTTTTTTGGATGGAAATGGAAGAATTGGACGTATACTTATACCTTTATATCTGTATAATTATGAAATAATAGATAGTCCTAACTTTTTCATTAGTGAAACCCTAGAGAAGGATAAATATAAATATTATAAAATGTTAAATGAAACAAGATTTAATGAGAAGTGGAATGAATGGATAAAGTTTTTTTTGCAGAGTGTAAATAAGCAAGCAAGAGCAAACATAAAGCTTATAGAAGCTATCAATGAACTATATGAAAGAGACTTAAAAGAAGCAATGAAGTTGGTAAAAAGCAACAACATTATAAAAATAGTAAATGCAATGTATCAAAGACCAATATTTAATGTAAAAACAATGGTTAACATGACAGGAATAAGTGATACAACTTGTAGAAGGTATTTAGAGGATTTAGAAAAGAATAATATTATTTTCTCAGATAATAAAATTAGAAATAGAAAGTATTATTATTATAACTTGCTAGATTTACTAAGGTAAAAAAAAGAAACGTTGAACCGGGTTCATCGTTCCACACAGGGACTGAAGTCCTTGTTTTTTTTGTTATCATTACAGATTTCGACAAATTTTAGGCATATATCATGTTAGAATTTTGTATGTGCAAAAAATAATAAGGAGGTTAAAAGGATGCAAGGAGAAAAAGGTAAATCTATTAGTCAACTACAACATGAAAGAGTAAAAAAATTAGTAGAAATAGGTGAGATGACTTATGCGAAAATAAGAAAAGGGGAAATTAGTAATCCTAATTTAGTAGAAATATCTAAGGATATTTCTGAATTGGACAAGCATATCTTTATTGCTAGTAAAGAAACAAAAGAAAGTTATTGTCCAAATTGTAATGAGAAACTTGTAGGCGAAGTAAAGTTCTGTGGAAAGTGTGGAACTAACATAAAGGATTACTATGAAAATAAAATGACCAAATGTGCTGTATGTGGAGAGCTAACTCCTAAAGAATCAAAGTTTTGTATGGTTTGTGGAAGAAAAATGGATTAAAGGAGGATTAGAATGTATTGTAAGCACTGTGGGAGTGAACTAAATAAAGATGCACTTTACTGTACTAATTGTGGTGCTTCATTAAAGAATCAAACTGATGATTTAAAGATTGAAAGTCATAAATCAAAATATTGTGATGAATGTGGAGCTAAAATTGAAGGTAATTATTGTAGCAAGTGTGGTAAAGTAGGGTATAAATATACTTTAGAGGAAGGCTTTGCTTTAAAAGGACTAAGTAATATAGACATGTCAAATATAAAGAAAAGTATACCTAACATAAAGAATTTTCAATTGAAGAATTGTATTAAAAAAGTTAAAGATGTATTTAATGATAAAGGGTTTGTTAAAGACTTACTTATCTATACAGGAACAGCTTTAGCTATTGCTATTGTTTTGTCGTTAATAATTAGCGTAGTTTTCTTTGGTTCAATAAATGAAGATTTAGTTCAAGCACAAAAAGAAATAAAACAAATGATGCCAGCAAGTAAATTTAATCTAAAACTTAATTTGTTAGACGCATTTGGATTTTCTCATCTTAATAATTTTAAAGTCAAGATAACTGGTATAGTTAATAATAGTCAAAGAAGTAATGTAAATCTGAATTCAAACATATGTCTTTTATTATTACTTATAGTTCCAATATTATCTTTCTTAGGGTCTTTATTTATAAATAAAAAAGCTAAAAACACAACTACAAGGGAAAATATAAGACTTTATTTATATAGTTCAGCTTTATATAGTATAGTTTCAAATATCCTATTATTATTTAGTAATAAGGTTGTACAAATATCAAATGATACATTTATCAATATAGATTTTACATTAAGGGCTGGGTTTGCATTCTTTAGTGGCTTGATATCAATATTCTTTATTACTTTTATTATACAAAGTATAATTAGCATGCTATTAAATAGAGAAAAACTTTCAGATGTATTTAACGGAATAGTAGAAAGGGATTTATTAGATTCTTTTACTATGGCTTTAAAATATATTTTCATATATAGTTTAGGTTTATCTGTAATCTATGGATTACTAGGTATATTTGGAGTACTTGGACAAGGAGCTAAAGAATTATTTAGTAAGCCATCTACTTTAGTATTTTTACCCAACGTGATTGTTTATGTTTATCTATTCTTATTTGGTAATTCGTTCAGTATTACTGCAGGAACAGAAGCTATAAAACATGGAATTATAAGAACAAAAGCTACGGGTTTTATATTTGGAAATACTGATGCTATATATGGACTAATGCTAATGAACATAATCATAGTTATAGGAGCAGCTATATTAATCTATGTAGCTATAAAAAGAATTTCAAAAGAGAACTTCTTTATTAACATTGCTAAGTTTGGTGTAATCATATCTTTATTCAATGCTATACTTGCTTTATATACTAGAGTTAAAATTGGATTTAGAGGGGATTTTGGTTCTTTATCACAAATTCTTAATAACTTAGGCGGTGGAATACCAATTAGCCCTGAAATGCAATTTTACGCTGGGGTATCAGTATTTAAGACTTTTATTTTTACGCTTATATTTGTGTTGATAGTAGGATTAGTAAGATACTATCTAGGGGAAAGAAAGGAATTATTAGCAGTTGAGAATTTTGTAAGAAAACATAAAAAGCAATTATTAATTGCAGCTCCAATACTTATTTTCGTTATAAGCTTTATTAGTTTTAAGGTAGTAGTAGACAATGATAACTCTATGGATACTTATACTAACGATACGAATTCCATAGAAGATAGCTATAAAGAAGCAAAGAATATAGATTACATTAATTCTAATGAGATATACCAATTCTTCTTTGCAGGAGATAAATCATATATTATTGTGACTGAATATAAAATTTATTTATATAATTCAGATAAGATAGATACATTGTTTGACGGAAATTATATTAGATATGCAGTACCAAGTAATGACTCTAGAAAGCTTGCTATTATTCATGAAAATGATGGTACTGGAAATAGCATAAAGATTATTAATCTAAAAGGTGAAGAACTCTTTAGTAAGGAATTGTCACAGAATATATTTAAAGTTAGCTGGAACTTAGATAATAATAAGTTAATACTTGAAGGAGCCACAAATGAATTAATAGATTTAAAGAATAAAAAGGCAAAAAAATTAGGGGTCCCAGGGGATCATCTTACATGGAAGGATAACAAAACTATTCTTTACTTACAGGATGGACAAGTTTATGAATACAATTTAGATAATGAAGAAAGTAAATCCCTTGATAAATCAGCTCTAAACCTTATTGCTAAAAAAGAAAAAGTTTATCTTATAACTCAAGCTACTAATGAAGAAGGAAAAACGACAGCACAGTTTATTGAAGATTTAGATGGTGAGACAAAAATAGAGTTTAAAGGAAATATTTATTATTTTGACTTTATAAATGACAAGGAAACATGTGTTATATATGGAGCTCCTTTTGAGTCAGATGAAAATGGAGATGTACAGGTTTATATGTTGGAAAAGATAGATGATAAATATCAAGAAAAAGAACATAACATTGAATTAGTGTATGATTGTAATGAAAAAACAGGAGATATGATTGTTAATAGATACCGTAGTGATGATTTCTTTGTAGTAAATCTTGAAAAGGGAATATGGAACAACATTACATTAGATATTGAATCACTACAGAGATTGATGGAAGTAGGTGAAAATCAATGAAAAGATATATAAAGCTTGGTTTTATGTCTGTTATGCTATTAGCAGTAGTTTTATTAGTAGGTTGTGGTGCTGAAATATCTTCACAAATATCATTAAATGAAGATGGTAGTGGTGAAAGGATTATTTATGCATATGTTGACGATGAAAATATATCAGAGATTGATGGTGGTATTGAAAAGTTAGATGAAGTATTAAATGCAGCAAAGCCTAGTACATTAGAGCTAAAAAAGACTAACGTAGAAAGTGGCGTAATATATGAAATGAAGTATGATTTTAATAATATTGAAGAGTATAACAAAAAGACATCTGAATTAATTGGTACAGAACATAATGCAACATATACTTGGAATAAAAGTCTATTTGGCTTTAAGAGCTCATTTAATGAACCAGATGTATTATATGAATTAGTAAAATGGGCAATAGATGCTGTAGAACAATCAGGTATTGTTAATAGCTCTAGAAATGATTTATATGAACTAGAAACTACAACTGTGGATATAGGAATTGATTCTGTATCTTTTAATTCAGGATATGGAGATATATCTTATGAGTATGAAGATACTTATCCTATAAAAAGAATAGATGTTGAAACTCATATAAACTTTGATGAGAATATAAAAAGAGAACTAAGAGTAGCATTTGAAAAGTCAATTGTAGAAATAATAGGAGAAGATGAGATTAAGAAATATCTAAATAACTTTTATAATGGTTTCACAAAAGAAGAAAAAGACGGAACAGTTATATACAAAGTAACATTAACTCCTCAAACTGAAGATGAAATGGCTAGTTTGATGTCACCGGTTACTAATGAAACAGACTGCTTTTTAGAAGTTAATGAAGGTGAAAATTCAAATGTTCTTCATAAGCTATATAATATAAAAGAAAACTTTAACTTTAATGAATTAATAAAGGGTACTTATGTAAGTAATAATATTCATTATACACTTCACTTACCACAGGGATATGAAATAGACTGTCACTCTTCAAATGGATATATTTATCAAAATGAAGAAGTTGATGGAGAGAGAATAATAGCTACAGAATATTATCAAGATGAAGACTTAGACTTGTCATTAACAATGGAGAGAGAATACTATGTAGACAACATCGAAGTTGTAGTTGACATTAAGGATTCTAAATTAGCTGAAAAGAAAGTATCATATATTCTTAGTAGAGAAACAGCAGAAGATGTTGGATTAGATGCTTTAGAAGATTACTTTAAAACAATAAACGAAGATATAAATATTATTGAAAGTGGTGCAAAAGTAATTTATGAAGACACAATAGAGATATCGGGAGATACCAAACAGAAGGAAGAGCATTTACTAAAATATGATAGTTTAATGTATTATAAAAAGTCAGATATATCAAATATTAAAAAAGACGTATATGCATTTTATGATAATTCTACATTCAATAAAATACTAGGAGGACTTAGAGTAAATAACAACATTACTTATACTATAAACATACCGAACAAATATAATATACTATATCTAGAAAAAAATGGGGATGAAATCAATATAGATACAAATGAAACAGAAGAAAGAGAAAATCAGCAGATTACTTTTAACTTAGGTGACAATAATAACATAGAAATCAAGTTAACACTTATGAAAAATAGTAATTTACCATTATTAATTATTATAGGAGCAGTATTTGTAATTTTAATTGTACTTTTAATCATATTCAGAAAACATGTAATAGAGCTAGCTAAGAAAATTAATAATAAAAAAGAAAACGAAGAAGAACCTGCATAAAAATTAAGCAGAAGTAAAAAAGGAACGATGAACCCGGTTCATCGTTCCAGAAGGAATTATCACAATTATGTAGAATAACTAATAAAGTACTATTTAATGTTAAAAATAGGAACGCTAAATGAAGAAATTAGTTCAGCGTTTAAGTAAAGGGGATAATTATGTTAAGAGAAAAGAGTCCAACGAGCTATTTATCATGTTATGACAAGGGGAAATGAGAAGAAAGACATATTTATCGATGATTACGACAGAGAGAGATATCTTGGTATTTTATTGAAGACTAAAGATAAAATGAAGTTTGATATATATGCTTATTGTTTAATGAATAATCATGTGCATCTATTAATAAAAGAATATGATGAAAATTTATCAGAAGTAATGCACAGTTTAAATATGAATTATGCTAGATTTTTTAACAATAAATATGATAGAGTTGGACATCTTTTTCAAGGAAGATATAAAAGTGAAATTATAGATACATTAAACTATTTATTAACAGTAACAAGATATATACATAACAATCCTGTTAAAGCCAAAGTAGTAAAAAGACCAAATCAATATAAGTGGAGCAGTTATTCCTGTTATTTAGAAAAAAGTATAGATAATAAAATTGTAACAACAGATTTCGTATTAGGGATTTTTTCAGAAGATTTAGCTGATGCTAGAGATAGATTTATTAGCTTTTCTAATATTGTAACTGATGATACAGTTATGGATATTGAAGATGATAAAGGAAAAATAAAAACTAAAGAAGAAGCATTAGAATATATAATTCATTTATTAAGAAGTAATGGAATGAGTTTAGATGATTTATACACTAAAACAAGACAAATAAAGGGAACAATAATTGAGCGTATAATTTATGAGTTAAAGGAAAAATCAACATTATCATATAACGATTTATCAAAGTTACTAAAAGTAAGTAAATCTACTATCAATAGAATATTAAAACATTGATGGAACGCTGAACCGGGTTCGGCGTTCCACAGTTAAAAACTAATGGAGGATTTATATGGTTAAGAAAAATATATCTCATGAGAAAGCAATGAAGATTCAAGAAGCAGTTACTCGTAAGCTGATGAATTATATATACAGCTACATAAGTAGAGAAAAATTCGACAATAATATATTATTTTCATTTAATGGCAGCAGTGAACATGAAAAAATGATAACTTTTAACGTGTGGCTTAGTTTAGATTATATAGTTAAAAAAGATAAAAACTTTATTGAGCTTTTTTTAGAAGAATATAAAGATAATTTAACTGATAATGAAAAAAGGATATTAATAGAAAGAAATAAAACTTATATAAGTTTATATGAAGTAGAAGAAATAAGAGGAAATAATTTAATATTAACTGATATCTTTACAGAAGAAAGAAAAACGGTTTATCAAGAGAATCTAGCAGAAAAGAATATATATGATGATATAATAATTGGTCGCATAGGAAATGTACTAGGATATAATAAGCTTGTAGGAATAGTTCATATGGTTAGTGATATTGATAAAGAATACTTATACAATACTATTCTTTATGATTATGGACTTGAAAAAAAGGACAATCCCGATATAAGAGATTTAAAGGATTATTTAAGAAGATTTAGTAATAAAGTATATTATTTTGTAGATAATGTTATAAACAAAGAAGATGAAATGCCATTAATGAGTATCAAATCTGAAACACAAATAGATAAGTTCTGCAAACACCTTTACGAAAAAAATCTTACAAAGAAAACCATAGATAAACATATAGGGAACCTAGTAAATTTTTATTATTATTATCTTCCTAGAACTAAGTATTCATTAGAGGATATTACAGAAAGTATTATTGATGATTTTCTTTATACAGGAATATTTGATAATTATATTAGTTCAAAATCTGAAATATCTTCTTTTATAACTACCTTTAAAAAATATAGCAAATTCCTATATGAAACGGGAAAAACCACTAAAGGAGAACACAATAAAATAACTAATATATCAAAGAAAAAGGATGAGTATTTTGAAGAATTAGATTATCTAGAATCAAAATTTGGAGATACTTATATTGATAATGAACTGTACTATGATGATATTTTAGGAGAAGTAGTGGATAATACACTAAAGTATGATACTCATATAAAAAATATTATTGACCAGTATAATACTGAAGAAAAGAATTTAATTATATATGATTTTGAAACATATATAAATTATATCTTAACTAATGATGTAAAGGTAACTAATATAAATAAATATATAACAAGAAAGCATGTAATTGCTTTAAATGAATTAATGAAGAATAAACAAGAGATTACAACTAAAGTTGTAAATCAAGATAATATTCCATTATTACATTTGTTCTACAAATTTGGTTTATATTATTCAATATTGATTGTTGATAATAAGGAGATAAATGTTGACGAAATTAAGTTAGAGGAATATAAAAATCTGGATACATCAGAAAAGATAGCTTTATTTATAGACTATATATGGAATAAATGTGAATGGTATGATTTTGATACAAGTGGATGGGGTAAACATAAAGAGGAATATGAAAACAGAAATAATTATGTAAAAGTATTAGCAAGCTTAAAAGAGGGAAAAAGCTATCAGTATTCTCAAGTTATTAACTTACATGATAGTGAAAACCTAAATAATTCAAGTAATGGTGAACAAATAGATTTCTTTGATCTGTTTAATAATTGTCTTTCTATACAGAGCATGAGGTTTGCATATATATTTAATTCGGTCATAATTAGATTCTTTAGCTATTTGTCATTAGTTGATATCATAATAAACAAGGATGTAGATGACTATGAAAAAAAGACTGGCCTTGATATTGATAAAATAAAAGTAAATGAAATTGGTCATAAGGTTTTTGAATACTTATGTGGTGAGAAAGTTAAAAAAAAAAGGAACCGATAAATGAAGGGAAAGTTATCCATCTCTTTGATAGAAAGAAACAACTGGAACGCTGAACCGGGTTCGGCGT contains these protein-coding regions:
- a CDS encoding Rpn family recombination-promoting nuclease/putative transposase — its product is MGLISRPHDKFFKETLGDINTAKDFMKNYLPKEVLEVIDLETLTQQKDSYIEKELEETFSDLLFKTKIKEKEGYIYFLFEHKSYPSHKITIQLLKYMTKIWEQKINKEKKKKLPIIIPLVVHHGKNRWNISLKLSGIIENYDKLPNTITKYISDYEYILYDLSDYKDEEIKGNIKLKIFLKILRDIFKKDYEEFIEALRESIIALDKLEKQEKGIEYFETFIRYIMNTRNDLDIEVVYDIAKEISVERSEVIMSIAEKLIKEGMEKGIKVGMEKGIKEGIKEGMEKTAKSALRKGASLEFVADITGLPMSKLKEIQKKVKNEKN
- a CDS encoding Fic family protein, with amino-acid sequence MIPFKPPKLPLEDKIDQLKFINELVEANTNIGKYQIMLRNSKINPDFLINPLILQEAVQSTKIEGTQVTLDEVLESEIDEKEKTEDTQEVLNYYEALKYGERALKFLPISTRLFKNLHKILLSGEVRGASRQPGEYRKIQNFIGPEGCTIETASFVPPEPQLVYKYMSNLEMYINNPDDDLNPLIRIAIIHAQFETIHPFLDGNGRIGRILIPLYLYNYEIIDSPNFFISETLEKDKYKYYKMLNETRFNEKWNEWIKFFLQSVNKQARANIKLIEAINELYERDLKEAMKLVKSNNIIKIVNAMYQRPIFNVKTMVNMTGISDTTCRRYLEDLEKNNIIFSDNKIRNRKYYYYNLLDLLR
- a CDS encoding transposase, which codes for MYHVMTRGNEKKDIFIDDYDRERYLGILLKTKDKMKFDIYAYCLMNNHVHLLIKEYDENLSEVMHSLNMNYARFFNNKYDRVGHLFQGRYKSEIIDTLNYLLTVTRYIHNNPVKAKVVKRPNQYKWSSYSCYLEKSIDNKIVTTDFVLGIFSEDLADARDRFISFSNIVTDDTVMDIEDDKGKIKTKEEALEYIIHLLRSNGMSLDDLYTKTRQIKGTIIERIIYELKEKSTLSYNDLSKLLKVSKSTINRILKH
- a CDS encoding VanZ family protein; this translates as MNRVQRSNKRTGVLFWLVLLFYLSSQPAVQSDGLSKKVTKVIVETVDKVVELDKRNEDVNCIVRKYVHFFSYLELGLLIMNVHRKNEVRRCKAFIFSLMFCIFYAISDEVH
- a CDS encoding zinc ribbon domain-containing protein, translating into MQGEKGKSISQLQHERVKKLVEIGEMTYAKIRKGEISNPNLVEISKDISELDKHIFIASKETKESYCPNCNEKLVGEVKFCGKCGTNIKDYYENKMTKCAVCGELTPKESKFCMVCGRKMD
- a CDS encoding zinc ribbon domain-containing protein, whose product is MYCKHCGSELNKDALYCTNCGASLKNQTDDLKIESHKSKYCDECGAKIEGNYCSKCGKVGYKYTLEEGFALKGLSNIDMSNIKKSIPNIKNFQLKNCIKKVKDVFNDKGFVKDLLIYTGTALAIAIVLSLIISVVFFGSINEDLVQAQKEIKQMMPASKFNLKLNLLDAFGFSHLNNFKVKITGIVNNSQRSNVNLNSNICLLLLLIVPILSFLGSLFINKKAKNTTTRENIRLYLYSSALYSIVSNILLLFSNKVVQISNDTFINIDFTLRAGFAFFSGLISIFFITFIIQSIISMLLNREKLSDVFNGIVERDLLDSFTMALKYIFIYSLGLSVIYGLLGIFGVLGQGAKELFSKPSTLVFLPNVIVYVYLFLFGNSFSITAGTEAIKHGIIRTKATGFIFGNTDAIYGLMLMNIIIVIGAAILIYVAIKRISKENFFINIAKFGVIISLFNAILALYTRVKIGFRGDFGSLSQILNNLGGGIPISPEMQFYAGVSVFKTFIFTLIFVLIVGLVRYYLGERKELLAVENFVRKHKKQLLIAAPILIFVISFISFKVVVDNDNSMDTYTNDTNSIEDSYKEAKNIDYINSNEIYQFFFAGDKSYIIVTEYKIYLYNSDKIDTLFDGNYIRYAVPSNDSRKLAIIHENDGTGNSIKIINLKGEELFSKELSQNIFKVSWNLDNNKLILEGATNELIDLKNKKAKKLGVPGDHLTWKDNKTILYLQDGQVYEYNLDNEESKSLDKSALNLIAKKEKVYLITQATNEEGKTTAQFIEDLDGETKIEFKGNIYYFDFINDKETCVIYGAPFESDENGDVQVYMLEKIDDKYQEKEHNIELVYDCNEKTGDMIVNRYRSDDFFVVNLEKGIWNNITLDIESLQRLMEVGENQ